The Brassica napus cultivar Da-Ae chromosome C7, Da-Ae, whole genome shotgun sequence genome has a segment encoding these proteins:
- the LOC106378718 gene encoding CHD3-type chromatin-remodeling factor PICKLE, which yields MAGLVGRLSARPDRTPVYTPDEAVGPLIAMEKILDSQMRPMASNRPVPKQVFVNQYLVKWKGFSYLHCSWVPEHEFEKAYKSLRGLETMVNQFHSTMESLGNKVYDFVAIPPEWTTVDRIISFREEDGQRKYLVKFKGLSYAECYWESESDISTFQNELRRFIDINFGNRRGIYVDHERNHEGFKQITSLTPEFITGSLQPYHLEGLNFLRSAWSNRTHVVLADNMWLGTRIQSIAFLASLFAENVAPFLVVAPSSTLRNWEIGFATWAPQMNVVVYGGTSQARTVIVQHEFYLSRGRMNGVRGETNRIKFDVILTSYEILDVDTAVLKPINWKCTIVDDGHRLENENPKLFYSLKQFTCENHVLLTGRPLRVVNSEQQAEQLSALGKRKRNQQIVEKESEPTDGEAARQGNKKTRGPCRRRTYHRRRTHLCSGPRPLIEGQGKSLRVLGFRKSQRKTFLDTLMRYGVGNYDWKEFVYPLMWKTYDEINNYGKLFLEHIIKDTQDTNPPTFSDMAPKIGLTRDKVLARITVMMLLQEKVKLIENHPSKAVFPDHIIGRFAALKNEKNWNKEHDKLLLRAVSKHGFGKWIDIVKDKEFELEQLICKALKVPVENLIRTDPDQKDPHRQLADYLRKRFEILENAMSDECAETYYRNGIRTDEHPLLDIAIADIRRRVSVM from the exons ATGGCTGGCTTGGTTGGTAGGCTGAGTGCACGACCAGATCGTACACCAGTGTACACCCCAGATGAAGCG GTTGGTCCTCTTATAGCGATGGAAAAGATCTTGGACAGCCAAATGCGTCCTATGGCATCTAACCGTCCGGTACCAAAGCAAGTTTTTGTGAATCAATATCTTGTGAAATGGAAAGGGTTCTCGTATCTACACTGCTCTTG GGTGCCCGAGCATGAGTTCGAGAAGGCTTACAAGTCCCTTCGTGGTTTAGAAACCATGGTGAACCAATTTCATTCTACAATGGAGTCACTCGGTAACAAAGTATATGATTTTGTTGCCATTCCTCCCGAGTGGACCACTGTTGACCGGATTATATCCTTCCG GGAAGAAGATGGTCAGAGGAAGTACCTGGTGAAGTTCAAAGGACTTTCTTATGCTGAATGTTATTGGGAATCTGAATCAGACATCTCAACCTTCCAGAACGAACTTCGAAGGTTCATTGATATAAACTTTGGTAATCGCAGAGGTATATATGTTGACCATGAGAGAAATCATGAAGGTTTCAAACAGATAACTAGTCTTACTCCTGAATTTATCACAG GCTCATTGCAGCCGTACCACCTTGAAGGACTTAACTTTTTGAGGTCTGCGTGGTCAAACCGAACTCATGTAGTCCTCGCCGATAACATGTGGCTAG GCACAAGAATTCAAAGCATTGCCTTTTTAGCTTCGCTTTTTGCGGAAAACGTGGCTCCGTTTTTGGTAGTGGCTCCCAGTTCCACTCTGCGGAACTGGGAGATAGGATTCGCCACATGGGCACCACAGATGAATGTG GTTGTGTACGGTGGTACTTCTCAAGCTCGTACTGTTATTGTACAGCACGAGTTTTACTTATCAAGGGGTCGTATGAATGGAGTCCGTGGAGAAACCAACAGAATTAAGTTTGATGTCATCCTCACGTCTTATGAGATACTTGACGTAGACACAGCAGTCCTAAAACCAATCAATTGGAAATGCACG ATTGTTGATGACGGCCATCGGTTGGAAAATGAGAATCCAAAGCTGTTCTATTCGCTGAAGCAGTTTACGTGTGAGAATCACGTTCTTTTAACAGGAAGACCACTTCGG GTGGTAAATTCTGAGCAACAAGCTGAGCAGCTCAGTGCTCTTGGAAAGAGGAAGAGAAACCAGCAG ATTGTTGAAAAAGAATCTGAACCAACTGATGGTGAAGCAGCTAGACAGGGAAACAAGAAGACTAGAGGGCCTTGCCGTAGAAGGACTTATCACCGTAGAAGGACTCACC TTTGTTCGGGGCCAAGACCTTTGATAGAAGGCCAAGGGAAATCTCTGAGGGTGTTAGGCTTTAGAAAGAGCCAAAGGAAGACTTTCTTAGATACGTTGATGAG GTATGGAGTTGGAAACTATGATTGGAAGGAGTTTGTTTATCCTTTAATGTGGAAGACCTATGATGAAATAAACAA TTATGGAAAATTATTCCTGGAGCACATCATCAAAGACACTCAAGATACTAATCCTCCAACCTTTTCAG ATATGGCCCCAAAGATAGGACTAACTCGTGACAAAGTACTTGCCAGAATTACTGTTATGATGCTACTACAAGAGAAG GTGAAACTTATAGAAAACCATCCAAGTAAAGCTGTTTTCCCTGACCATATTATCGGAAGATTTGCTgcactaaaaaatgaaaaaaattggaACAAGGAACATGACAAGTTACTGTTGCGTGCTGTTTCTAA GCACGGGTTTGGGAAATGGATAGACATTGTTAAAGACAAAGAGTTCGAGCTGGAACAACTCATCTGCAAAGCACTGAAGGTCCCTGTTGAAAATTTGATTCGTACTGATCCAGACCAGAAAGATCCGCACAGACAACTTGCTGACTATTTGAGAAAACGATTTGAAATTCTGGAGAATGCAATGAGTGATGAGTGTGCTGAAACTTACTACCGT AATGGGATAAGAACTGATGAACATCCTTTACTGGATATTGCCATTGCCGACATAAGGAGGAGGGTAAGTGTCATGTGA
- the LOC106453563 gene encoding brassinosteroid-related acyltransferase 1, translating to MATHIDINQKLNVYPISQNQDQKKLITLSHLDRQCPLLMYLVFFYKKTTTRDFDSVFSDLKLGLEETLSVWYPAAGRLGLDGGGCKLNLRCNGGGAVMVEAVATGVKLSDLGDLTQYNEFYETLVYKPSFDGDFSAMPLVVGQVTKFACGSYSVGIGTSHSLFDGISAYEFLHAWAFNSHNHDKSNGKIINKKDNVVIKPVHDRGNLLVNGDTNRSLGVTMAAAIYHLYQLIKQAMMIHQGKNHNFELADSSFVIKTFDLSGNAIETMMKKSPEGFLCSSFEFLAAHLWKARTRALRLRRDAMVCLQFAVDIRKRTVPPLPEGYSGNAYVLASVASTAGELLEQLTLESIVKKIREAKNSVDQDYINAYMEALGGSEQRNDGNLPPIKELTLVSDWSKMPFHNVGFGNGGEPADYVAPLCPPVPQVAYFMKNPKDARGVIVRIGLDPQDVSDFSNYFLGF from the exons ATGGCAACACATATTGATATCAACCAAAAGCTTAATGTATATCCAATATCTCAAAACCAAGACCAGAAGAAGCTAATCACTCTCTCCCACTTGGACCGTCAATGTCCTTTGCTCATGTACTTGGTTTTCTTCTACAAGAAGACCACGACTCGTGACTTTGACTCAGTCTTTTCCGACCTGAAACTCGGGCTGGAGGAGACTCTGTCTGTTTGGTATCCCGCCGCCGGCAGGTTGGGTTTGGATGGAGGTGGCTGCAAGCTCAACCTCCGGTGTAATGGGGGTGGTGCAGTCATGGTGGAGGCGGTGGCGACTGGTGTCAAGTTATCAGATCTTGGTGACTTGACTCAGTACAATGAGTTTTATGAGACTTTGGTTTACAAGCCTTCCTTCGATGGTGATTTCTCTGCGATGCCTCTTGTTGTTGGTCAA GTGACAAAATTTGCATGTGGAAGTTACTCAGTTGGTATAGGTACAAGCCATTCACTATTTGATGGCATCTCAGCTTACGAATTCCTTCATGCGTGGGCTTTCAACTCTCACAATCACGATAAATCCAATGGTAAGATTATTAATAAAAAGGATAATGTGGTCATCAAACCGGTTCATGATCGAGGAAATCTACTGGTTAACGGGGACACGAACCGGAGCCTCGGAGTAACCATGGCTGCAGCCATTTATCATCTGTACCAGCTGATCAAACAAGCCATGATGATCCATCAGGGGAAAAACCATAATTTTGAGTTAGCGGACTCTAGTTTTGTAATCAAAACATTCGACCTTAGTGGTAATGCGATAGAAACCATGATGAAGAAATCACCAGAAGGGTTCTTGTGCTCCTCCTTTGAGTTTCTTGCTGCTCATTTGTGGAAG GCGAGAACAAGGGCCTTGAGGTTGAGGAGAGACGCCATGGTGTGTTTACAATTCGCGGTGGACATAAGGAAGAGGACGGTGCCACCACTGCCAGAAGGATATTCCGGCAACGCCTACGTGCTTGCGTCCGTGGCATCAACCGCCGGAGAACTACTCGAACAACTAACACTCGAGTCAATAGTTAAAAAGATAAGAGAAGCCAAGAACTCAGTTGACCAAGACTACATCAACGCGTACATGGAAGCGCTTGGAGGTAGTGAACAAAGAAATGACGGAAACCTCCCTCCTATCAAAGAACTAACCCTAGTCTCCGACTGGTCAAAAATGCCATTTCACAACGTTGGCTTTGGCAACGGCGGCGAGCCGGCGGATTACGTGGCACCACTATGTCCTCCGGTGCCACAAGTTGCTTACTTCATGAAGAACCCTAAAGATGCTAGAGGGGTTATTGTGAGGATTGGTTTGGACCCACAAGATGTTAGTGACTTTTCAAATTATTTCCTTGGTTTTTAA
- the LOC106453574 gene encoding two-component response regulator ARR10-like: MTVEQDFEAVDQFPVGMRVLAVDDDQTCLRILETLLHRCQYHVTTTDSAQTALELLRENKNKFDLVISDVDMPDMDGFKLLELVGLEMDLPVIMLSAHSDPKYVMKGVKHGACDYLLKPVRIEELKNIWQHVVRKSKFKKMKSIVIHDESSQGNSDQNGVKANRKRKDQFEEVEEEDEERGNENDDPTAQKKPRVLWTRELHNKFLAAVDHLGVEKAQPKKILDLMNVDKLTRENVASHLQKFRSALKKITNEANQQASMAAIDSHFMQMSSLKGLGGFHHQRQIPLGSSQFHGGAATMRHYPLGRLNSFGGVFPHVSSSLPRNHNDGGGYILQGMPIPPLDDLHINNNNKAFPGFSSQQSSLMVAPNNQLVLQGHQQSSYPSLNPGLSPHFEINKRLEDWSNALLSTNIPQSDVHSKPDALEWNHFCNSDAAQAGFIDPLQMKQQPANNLGPMTDAQRLRSSNPNEGLFVGQQKVENGSMPSNAGSLDDIVNSMMPKEQSQAEFFEGDLGFGWHNSSLRTCI; this comes from the exons ATGACTGTGGAACAAGATTTTGAAGCAGTGGACCAGTTCCCAGTGGGGATGAGAGTTCTTGCCGTTGACGATGACCAAACTTGTCTCCGTATTCTCGAGACTCTCCTTCACCGCTGTCAATACCATg TTACAACAACGGACAGTGCGCAGACTGCACTGGAGCTGTTGAGGGAGAACAAGAACAAGTTTGATCTCGTTATTAGCGATGTCGACATGCCTGACATGGACGGTTTCAAGCTCCTTGAGCTCGTTGGGCTTGAAATGGACTTACCTGTCATTA TGTTGTCTGCTCATAGCGATCCAAAGTACGTGATGAAAGGAGTCAAGCACGGTGCCTGCGACTACCTGCTTAAACCGGTGCGTATCGAGGAGCTCAAGAACATATGGCAACACGTGGTGAGGAAAAGCAAGTTCAAGAAAATGAAGAGCATTGTGATTCATGATGAATCATCCCAAGGAAACTCTGACCAGAACGGTGTGAAAGCAAACAGGAAACGTAAAGATCAGTTTGAAGaggtggaagaagaagatgaagaaagagGGAATGAGAACGATGATCCAACGGCTCAGAAGAAGCCACGTGTTCTTTGGACTCGCGAGCTTCACAATAAGTTCTTAGCAGCTGTTGATCACTTGGGCGTTGAGA AAGCTCAACCAAAAAAGATTCTTGATCTGATGAATGTTGACAAGCTCACAAGAGAGAATGTTGCTAGCCACCTtcag AAGTTCCGCTCTGCGTTGAAGAAAATAACTAATGAAGCTAATCAACAAGCTAGCATGGCGGCTATAGACTCACACTTCATGCAGATGAGTTCTCTCAAAGGGCTTGGCGGCTTCCACCACCAAAGGCAGATACCTCTTGGATCCAGTCAGTTCCATGGTGGAGCTGCAACCATGAGGCATTATCCTCTTGGTCGCCTAAACTCCTTTGGAGGAGTGTTCCCACATGTGTCATCATCGCTTCCTCGTAACCACAATGATGGAGGAGGTTACATACTTCAGGGAATGCCGATTCCGCCTTTAGATGATCTTCatatcaacaacaacaataaggCTTTTCCGGGCTTTAGTTCACAACAAAGCTCTTTAATGGTTGCTCCTAATAATCAGTTGGTTCTCCAGGGTCACCAGCAGTCGTCGTATCCATCCTTAAACCCAGGGTTGTCTCCCCATTTCGAGATCAACAAGCGTCTTGAGGACTGGTCAAACGCTTTATTGTCAACCAACATTCCACAGAGTGATGTTCATTCAAAACCAGACGCCTTGGAGTGGAACCACTTCTGCAACTCAGATGCTGCACAAGCAGGCTTTATTGATCCATTACAGATGAAGCAGCAGCCTGCAAACAACTTAGGCCCAATGACTGATGCTCAGCGATTGAGAAGTAGCaatccaaatgaaggtttatTTGTGGGACAACAGAAGGTAGAGAATGGTTCAATGCCTTCAAATGCTGGTTCCTTGGATGATATTGTCAACTCCATGATGCCAAAG GAACAGAGCCAAGCTGAGTTCTTTGAAGGAGATTTGGGGTTTGGATGGCATAATAGCTCACTCAGAACATGCATATGA
- the BNAC07G43600D gene encoding uncharacterized protein At2g39795, mitochondrial: protein MSSTATMKTSMALLLRTLSKARVFHPHSPSLSCARCNPLLPTPQSRDITTSRRSFAAIAPANSPFRSNLLRIIRNEIDYQSEYAPPHQPATEFKSFSVEDRPGEQCIVMKGKFGEDETIKMEATMFDGFMTVPRTGLDASGRDVRLHVSLLVDISKADGSEDMEFLCSVWPNRIEIQNLYMLRRDKITGQPYLGPKFGSLKYDFQTAIKEFLRVRGIDSELCFFFHEYMMNKDRIELIQWLRKLDSFMAK, encoded by the exons ATGTCGTCGACGGCGACCATGAAAACCTCCATGGCTCTTCTCCTCCGTACTCTTTCGAAAGCTCGCGTTTTTCATCCTCattctccatctctttcttgcGCTCGATGTAATCCTCTGTTACCAACTCCCCAATCGCGAGACATCACTACTTCGCGGCGATCCTTTGCAGCGATCGCGCCGGCGAACTCTCCCTTCCGGTCCAACCTCCTTCGAATCATAAGAAACGAGATCGATTATCAATCGGAATATGCTCCTCCGCATCAG CCAGCGACTGAGTTCAAATCATTCTCTGTTGAGGATCGTCCGGGCGAGCAATGCATTGTGATGAAAGGCAAGTTTGGAGAAGACGAAACCATCAAAATGGAAGCAACTATGTTCGATGGGTTTATGACTGTTCCACGAACCGGTTTAGATGCTTCAGGGCGCGATGTCCGTCTTCACGTTAGCCTTCTTGTCGACATCTCCAAGGCTGATGGGAGTGAAGACATGGAGTTCCTCTGCTCCGTCTGGCCTAACCGTATTGAAATTCAAAACCTTTACATGCTTAGACGTGATAAAATCACTGGCCAGCCTTACTTGGGACCAAAGTTCGG GAGTCTGAAGTATGATTTTCAGACGGCGATTAAAGAGTTTTTGCGAGTAAGAGGGATAGACTCGGAGCTTTGCTTTTTCTTCCATGAATATATGATGAATAAAGATAGGATTGAGCTCATTCAATGGTTGAGAAAGCTAGACTCATTCATGGCAAAGTAA
- the LOC106453592 gene encoding 60S ribosomal protein L39-1: MPSHKSFMIKKKLAKKQRQNRPIPHWIRLRTDNTIRYNAKRRHWRRTKLGF, translated from the exons atg CCGTCGCACAAGTCGTTTATGATCAAGAAGAAGCTGGCCAAGAAGCAGAGGCAGAACAGGCCTATTCCTCACTGGATTCGTCTTCGTACCGACAACACTATCAG gtacAATGCCAAGCGCAGGCACTGGCGTAGAACCAAGCTTGGATTCTAG